Proteins from one Coregonus clupeaformis isolate EN_2021a chromosome 25, ASM2061545v1, whole genome shotgun sequence genomic window:
- the LOC121546416 gene encoding ubiquitin-conjugating enzyme E2 D2 isoform X1, whose protein sequence is MALKRIHKELNDLARDPPAQCSAGPVGDDMFHWQATIMGPNDSPYQGGVFFLTIHFPTDYPFKPPKLAFTTRIYHPNINSNGSICLDILRSQWSPALTISKVLLSICSLLCDPNPDDPLVPEIARIYKTDSDKYSRIAREWTQKYAM, encoded by the exons ATGGCGCTGAAAAGGATCCATAAG GAGCTGAATGACCTGGCTCGTGACCCTCCGGCACAGTGCTCAGCAGGACCAGTGGGAGATGACA TGTTTCACTGGCAAGCCACAATCATGGGACCT aATGACAGTCCATATCAGGGGGGTGTTTTCTTCTTGACCATTCATTTCCCTACAGACTATCCTTTCAAACCCCCAAAG ttaGCGTTTACCACAAGAATTTACCACCCCAATATTAACAGTAACGGCAGTATCTGTCTGGATATTCTCAGATCACAGTGGTCTCCGGCGTTAACTATTTCTAAAG TTCTTCTCTCCATCTGCTCCCTGTTATGTGACCCCAACCCAGACGACCCTCTAGTGCCAGAGATCGCACGCATCTATAAAACAGATAGTGACAA ATACAGCAGAATAGCAAGAGAATGGACGCAGAAATACGCCATGTGA
- the LOC121546416 gene encoding ubiquitin-conjugating enzyme E2 D2 isoform X2 — MALKRIHKELNDLARDPPAQCSAGPVGDDMFHWQATIMGPNDSPYQGGVFFLTIHFPTDYPFKPPKLAFTTRIYHPNINSNGSICLDILRSQWSPALTISKVLLSICSLLCDPNPDDPLVPEIARIYKTDSDK, encoded by the exons ATGGCGCTGAAAAGGATCCATAAG GAGCTGAATGACCTGGCTCGTGACCCTCCGGCACAGTGCTCAGCAGGACCAGTGGGAGATGACA TGTTTCACTGGCAAGCCACAATCATGGGACCT aATGACAGTCCATATCAGGGGGGTGTTTTCTTCTTGACCATTCATTTCCCTACAGACTATCCTTTCAAACCCCCAAAG ttaGCGTTTACCACAAGAATTTACCACCCCAATATTAACAGTAACGGCAGTATCTGTCTGGATATTCTCAGATCACAGTGGTCTCCGGCGTTAACTATTTCTAAAG TTCTTCTCTCCATCTGCTCCCTGTTATGTGACCCCAACCCAGACGACCCTCTAGTGCCAGAGATCGCACGCATCTATAAAACAGATAGTGACAAGTAA